The following proteins come from a genomic window of Daphnia carinata strain CSIRO-1 chromosome 6, CSIRO_AGI_Dcar_HiC_V3, whole genome shotgun sequence:
- the LOC130694063 gene encoding uncharacterized protein LOC130694063 yields the protein MGRNFCRTIRSFLLILALSTCCLTAAPPDLQARIEQLEKNYIKIKEHLEAKIIDLETKVGRLEAKIEKQDSLLAVLEKGRNPFEDNNNQHRRPNATLRTCYEILVANPSYLSGMYWIDPDGQGIGDPPIYVHCDMDGKEAPWYDPGWIGFKGTTFILHDSESKMDIGHCTEPGCYSRSIKYYASDRQIQALIQLSTFCAQNILYYCKKSPFNYMGIAYAWWYDKGGTRHEFTNWLGTCDSLPDKEQRQNGVITDKRLPFTRFHFSNPFKGSGQHLVTRLRCRGKAKTEPMPRSCEDLWRMGHTLNGIYSVRGDKQVETVLCQFDKLPNEQEFQKRIGYQDIKTKPIYFYVQKDKHFSQSDVPLPFELTIVNIGGAMDLPSGVFTAPVNGTYFFSFTGLAQFPMVPVPVLRELGANLYKNGERIAISQVNKGQLYPDNLNPITVQSIVPLQAGDKVWIQISIGINGGLLYDDRHAEVKKGSHTHFNGLLLAEEI from the exons ATGGGACGTAATTTTTGCAGGACGATTCGATCATTTCTACTTATTTTGGCGCTGTCTACGTGCTGTCTCACGGCTGCTCCACCGGATCTGCAAGCAAGAATTGAACAACTTGAGAAAAACTAT ATCAAAATTAAGGAACATTTGGAAGCcaaaattattgatttggaGACGAAAGTCGGTCGACTGGAagctaaaattgaaaaacaggattcaCTTTTGGCTGTTCTGGAAAAAGGGCGTAACCCTTTCGAAGATAATAACAATCAACATCGTCGCCCGAACGCAACTCTTCGTACTTGCTATGAAATCCTCGTCGCAAATCCGTCGTATCTTTCCGGTATGTATTGGATCGATCCAGACGGACAAGGCATCGGTGATCCACCAATCTACGTCCATTGCGATATGGACGGGAAAGAGGCCCCTTGGTATGATCCGGGATGGATTGGTTTCAAAGGCACAACATTCATTTTACATGACAGCGAGTCGAAAATGGACATTGGACATTGCACCGAACCTGGATGTTACTCGAGGTCAATCAAATATTACGCGAGCGATAGACAAATCCAAGCGTTGATTCAATTGTCCACATTCTGCGCACAAAACATTTTG TACTATTGCAAGAAATCGCCATTTAACTACATGGGGATAGCCTACGCTTGGTGGTACGACAAAGGCGGCACAAGACACGAGTTTACCAATTGGTTGGGGACGTGCGATTCACTCCCTGATAAAGAACAAAGACAAAACG GTGTCATCACAGACAAGCGTCTGCCGTTTACGCGCTTCCATTTTAGCAATCCGTTTAAGGGCTCCGGTCAACACCTAGTGACTCGGTTACGATGTCGAGGAAAGGCAAAAACGGAGCCAATGCCGAGATCGTGCGAGGATTTGTGGCGCATGGGACACACTCTCAACGGAATCTACTCAGTCAGGGGAGATAAACAAGTGGAAACTGTTCTCTGCCAATTCGATAAACTACCTAATGAACAAG AATTCCAGAAGAGGATTGGATATCAGGacataaaaacaaagccaaTATACTTCTACGTACAgaaagacaaacatttttcgcAAAGTGACGTTCCACTACCGTTCGAGCTTACCATAGTCAACATCGGAGGGGCCATGGATTTGCCAAGCGGCGTATTCACAGCACCCGTCAACGGAacttacttcttttcttttactggACTAGCGCAATTTCCTATGGTTCCAGTCCCAGTGCTAAGGGAACTAGGCGCGAACCTTTataaaaatggtgaaagaATAGCAATCAGTCAAGTTAACAAAGGCCAGCTATATCCGGATAATCTAAATCCAATCACCGTTCAAAGTATTGTACCTTTGCAAGCCGGAGACAAAGTATGGATCCAGATAAGTATTGGGATCAATGGGGGATTGCTATACGACGACAGGCATGCGGAAGTGAAAAAGGGTTCACACACGCATTTTAATGGATTGCTTTTAGCAGAAGAAATCTAG
- the LOC130694059 gene encoding uncharacterized protein LOC130694059 isoform X1, whose product MGHNFCGTIRSFLLILALSTCYLTAAPPDGQARIEQLEENYVNIKEHFEAKIIDLEKKVGQLEEKIKKQDSLLAVLKKGLHPLKDNIDTNQHLRPNAILRTCHEINVANPSYPSGMYWIDPDGQGIGDPPIHVYCDMEAPEANGDNWWFDAVKGTTSIVHDSESEMDIGSCTEPGCYSRQIKYNASDVQIQALIQFSENCAQNIEYYCRNSPLKYNGTVYAWWYDKDGNRKEFPSSTNCVNLDDTEKTEHDSILSRDTVPYTRILFSNPFKGSGKHKVSRLRCHGKENTEAMPRSCEDLWRMGHTLNGIYSVRGDKQVETVFCQFDKRHNEQDFQKRIGYQDIKTRPIYFYVQKDKSFSQSNVSLPFERSLVNIGGAMDLPSGVFTAPVNGTYFFSFAGLAQFPMPTGPDPVPVLRELGANLYKNGISIATSQVNNGSPVSSPFNLSPITIQSTVSLQAGDKVWIQIFIGKNGGYLHGNNNQVNPGAHTNFNGLLLEEEI is encoded by the exons ATGGGACATAATTTTTGCGGGACGATTCGatcatttcttcttattttggcGCTGTCTACGTGCTATCTCACGGCTGCTCCACCTGATGGGCAAGCAAGAATTGAACAACTGGAAGAAAATTAT GTCAACATTAAAGAACATTTTGAAGCcaaaattattgatttggaGAAGAAAGTCGGTCAactggaagaaaaaattaaaaaacaggATTCACTTTTGGCTGTCTTGAAAAAAGGACTTCACCCTTTGAAAGACAATATCGACACCAATCAACATCTTCGTCCGAACGCAATTCTTCGTACGTGCCATGAAATTAACGTCGCAAATCCGTCATACCCCTCCGGCATGTACTGGATTGATCCAGACGGACAAGGCATCGGAGATCCACCAATCCACGTCTATTGCGACATGGAGGCACCCGAGGCGAATGGTGATAACTGGTGGTTTGATGCTGTCAAAGGCACAACATCCATTGTGCATGACAGTGAGTCGGAAATGGACATAGGAAGTTGCACAGAACCCGGATGTTATTCGAGGCAAATCAAATATAATGCAAGCGATGTACAAATCCAAGCGTTGATTCAATTCTCCGAAAACTGCGCACAAAACATTGAG TATTATTGCAGAAACTCGCCGTTGAAGTACAACGGGACCGTCTATGCTTGGTGGTACGACAAAGACGGCAACAGGAAAGAATTTCCCAGTTCGACGAATTGCGTCAACCTCGATGATACAGAAAAGACAGAGCACG ATTCGATACTAAGCCGCGATACGGTGCCTTATACGCGCATCCTTTTCAGCAACCCGTTTAAGGGCTCCGGCAAACACAAAGTGAGCCGCTTGCGATGTCATGGAAAGGAAAATACGGAGGCAATGCCGAGATCGTGCGAAGATTTGTGGCGGATGGGACACACTCTCAACGGAATCTACTCAGTCAGGGGAGATAAACAAGTGGAAACTGTTTTCTGCCAATTCGATAAACGACATAATGAACAAG ATTTCCAGAAAAGGATTGGATATCAAGACATAAAAACAAGGCCAATATACTTCTACGTACAGAAAGACAAAAGTTTTTCGCAAAGTAACGTTTCACTTCCGTTTGAGCGTAGCTTAGTCAACATTGGAGGAGCCATGGATTTGCCAAGCGGCGTATTCACAGCACCCGTCAACGGAACTtacttcttttcctttgctGGACTCGCGCAATTTCCGATGCCTACAGGTCCAGATCCAGTTCCAGTGCTAAGGGAACTAGGCGCGAATCTTTATAAAAATGGTATATCAATAGCAACCAGTCAAGTAAATAATGGCTCCCCCGTTTCATCTCCGTTTAATCTAAGTCCAATCACCATTCAAAGTACTGTATCTTTGCAAGCCGGAGACAAAGTATGGATCCAAATATTTATTGGGAAGAATGGGGGGTATCTACACGGCAACAACAATCAGGTAAACCCGGGTGCACACACGAATTTTAACGGGTTgcttttagaagaagaaatctaA
- the LOC130694059 gene encoding uncharacterized protein LOC130694059 isoform X2, giving the protein MGHNFCGTIRSFLLILALSTCYLTAAPPDGQARIEQLEENYVNIKEHFEAKIIDLEKKVGQLEEKIKKQDSLLAVLKKGLHPLKDNIDTNQHLRPNAILRTCHEINVANPSYPSGMYWIDPDGQGIGDPPIHVYCDMEAPEANGDNWWFDAVKGTTSIVHDSESEMDIGSCTEPGCYSRQIKYNASDVQIQALIQFSENCAQNIEYYCRNSPLKYNGTVYAWWYDKDGNRKEFPSSTNCVNLDDTEKTEHDSILSRDTVPYTRILFSNPFKGSGKHKVSRLRCHGKENTEAMPRSCEDLWRMGHTLNGIYSVRGDKQVETVFCQFDKRHNEQDFQKRIGYQDIKTRPIYFYVQKDKSFSQSNVSLPFERSLVNIGGAMDLPSGVFTAPVNGTYFFSFAGLAQFPMPTGPDPVPVLRELGANLYKNVQSPFKVLYLCKPETKYGSKYLLGRMGGIYTATTIR; this is encoded by the exons ATGGGACATAATTTTTGCGGGACGATTCGatcatttcttcttattttggcGCTGTCTACGTGCTATCTCACGGCTGCTCCACCTGATGGGCAAGCAAGAATTGAACAACTGGAAGAAAATTAT GTCAACATTAAAGAACATTTTGAAGCcaaaattattgatttggaGAAGAAAGTCGGTCAactggaagaaaaaattaaaaaacaggATTCACTTTTGGCTGTCTTGAAAAAAGGACTTCACCCTTTGAAAGACAATATCGACACCAATCAACATCTTCGTCCGAACGCAATTCTTCGTACGTGCCATGAAATTAACGTCGCAAATCCGTCATACCCCTCCGGCATGTACTGGATTGATCCAGACGGACAAGGCATCGGAGATCCACCAATCCACGTCTATTGCGACATGGAGGCACCCGAGGCGAATGGTGATAACTGGTGGTTTGATGCTGTCAAAGGCACAACATCCATTGTGCATGACAGTGAGTCGGAAATGGACATAGGAAGTTGCACAGAACCCGGATGTTATTCGAGGCAAATCAAATATAATGCAAGCGATGTACAAATCCAAGCGTTGATTCAATTCTCCGAAAACTGCGCACAAAACATTGAG TATTATTGCAGAAACTCGCCGTTGAAGTACAACGGGACCGTCTATGCTTGGTGGTACGACAAAGACGGCAACAGGAAAGAATTTCCCAGTTCGACGAATTGCGTCAACCTCGATGATACAGAAAAGACAGAGCACG ATTCGATACTAAGCCGCGATACGGTGCCTTATACGCGCATCCTTTTCAGCAACCCGTTTAAGGGCTCCGGCAAACACAAAGTGAGCCGCTTGCGATGTCATGGAAAGGAAAATACGGAGGCAATGCCGAGATCGTGCGAAGATTTGTGGCGGATGGGACACACTCTCAACGGAATCTACTCAGTCAGGGGAGATAAACAAGTGGAAACTGTTTTCTGCCAATTCGATAAACGACATAATGAACAAG ATTTCCAGAAAAGGATTGGATATCAAGACATAAAAACAAGGCCAATATACTTCTACGTACAGAAAGACAAAAGTTTTTCGCAAAGTAACGTTTCACTTCCGTTTGAGCGTAGCTTAGTCAACATTGGAGGAGCCATGGATTTGCCAAGCGGCGTATTCACAGCACCCGTCAACGGAACTtacttcttttcctttgctGGACTCGCGCAATTTCCGATGCCTACAGGTCCAGATCCAGTTCCAGTGCTAAGGGAACTAGGCGCGAATCTTTATAAAAATG TCCAATCACCATTCAAAGTACTGTATCTTTGCAAGCCGGAGACAAAGTATGGATCCAAATATTTATTGGGAAGAATGGGGGGTATCTACACGGCAACAACAATCAGGTAA
- the LOC130694058 gene encoding uncharacterized protein LOC130694058, with product MLLCEGERMGHNFCGTIRSFLLILAMSTCCLTAAPPDLQARVEQLEKNYVTMKEHLEAKIIDLETKVGRLEAKIEVQDSLLAVLEKGHDPLIDNVAISRPHRQIAILRTCHEINIANPSYPSGMYWIDPDGQGIGDPPIHVYCDMEAPEADESNWWFDAVKGTTSILHDSESEMDIGSCTEPGCYSRQIKYNASDVQIQALIQFSENCAQNIEYRCRKSLYKYNGTVYAWWYGKDGKRKEFPSSTNCVNLDDTEKLERDFIDERDTVPYTRFRFSNPFKGSGKHKVSRLRCHGNAKTVAMPRSCDDLWRIGHTLNGIYSVRGDKQIETVFCQFDKRSNERDFQKKIGYQDIKTKSIYFYVQKDKHFTERNVPLPFERSIANIGWAMDLGSGVFTAPVNGTYFFSFAGLAQFPMLTGPDPVPVQRELGANLYKNGGRIAISQVNKGYLVYPDNLSPITLQSTISLQAGDKVWIQIYIGISGGFLYGDRQWRNPGSHTHFNGWLLEEEI from the exons ATG cTTCTGTGCGAAGGCGAAAGGATGGGACATAATTTTTGCGGGACGATTCGatcatttcttcttattttggcGATGTCTACGTGCTGTCTCACGGCTGCTCCACCTGATCTTCAAGCAAGAGTTGAACAACTTGAGAAAAACTAT GTCACAATGAAAGAACATTTGGAAGCcaaaattattgatttggaGACGAAAGTCGGGCGACTGGAAGCCAAAATTGAAGTGCAAGATTCACTTTTGGCTGTTCTGGAAAAAGGACATGACCCTTTGATAGATAATGTCGCCATCAGTCGACCTCATCGTCAGATCGCAATTCTTCGTACGTGCCATGAAATCAACATAGCAAATCCGTCGTACCCCTCCGGTATGTACTGGATTGATCCAGACGGACAAGGCATCGGAGATCCACCAATCCACGTCTATTGCGACATGGAGGCACCCGAGGCGGATGAATCTAACTGGTGGTTTGATGCTGTCAAAGGCACAACATCCATTTTGCATGACAGTGAGTCGGAAATGGACATAGGAAGTTGCACAGAACCCGGATGTTATTCGAGGCAAATCAAATATAATGCAAGCGATGTACAAATCCAAGCGTTGATTCAATTCTCCGAAAACTGCGCACAAAACATTGAG TACCGTTGCAGGAAATCGCTGTATAAGTACAACGGGACCGTCTATGCTTGGTGGTACGGCAAAGACGGGAAAAGGAAAGAGTTTCCCAGTTCGACGAATTGCGTCAACCTCGATGACACAGAAAAGTTAGAAAGAG ATTTCATAGACGAGCGTGATACGGTGCCTTATACGCGCTTCCGTTTCAGCAACCCGTTTAAGGGCTCCGGCAAACACAAAGTGAGCCGGTTACGATGTCACGGAAATGCAAAAACTGTGGCAATGCCGAGATCGTGCGACGATTTGTGGCGGATAGGACACACTCTCAACGGAATCTACTCAGTCAGGGGAGATAAACAAATAGAAACTGTTTTCTGCCAATTTGATAAACGATCTAATGAACGAG ATTTCCAGAAGAAGATCGGATATCAagacataaaaacaaagtcaATATACTTCTACGTACAGAAAGACAAACATTTTACGGAAAGAAACGTTCCACTTCCGTTTGAGCGTAGCATAGCCAACATTGGATGGGCCATGGATTTGGGAAGTGGCGTATTCACAGCGCCCGTCAACGGAacttacttcttttcttttgctggaCTCGCGCAATTTCCGATGCTTACAGGTCCAGATCCAGTTCCAGTGCAAAGGGAACTAGGCGCTAATCTTTATAAAAATGGTGGAAGAATAGCAATCAGTCAGGTTAACAAAGGCTACCTCGTATATCCGGATAATCTAAGTCCAATCACCCTTCAAAGTACTATATCTTTGCAAGCCGGAGACAAAGTATGGATCCAGATATATATTGGGATCAGTGGGGGGTTTCTATACGGCGACAGGCAGTGGAGGAACCCGGGTTCCCACACGCATTTTAACGGGTGgcttttagaagaagaaatctaA